One window of the Elusimicrobiota bacterium genome contains the following:
- the secE gene encoding preprotein translocase subunit SecE: MGIKQVYSDSAQFMKEVYYELKKATWLSWKEVVGSTATIVVLVVILALFVSAIDLILSFVFGLFLR; encoded by the coding sequence ATGGGAATTAAACAGGTTTATAGTGACAGTGCGCAGTTCATGAAGGAAGTTTATTATGAACTCAAAAAAGCAACGTGGCTCTCATGGAAAGAAGTAGTGGGTTCTACCGCGACGATTGTTGTGCTGGTAGTGATACTCGCTTTATTTGTCAGTGCGATTGACCTTATTCTTTCCTTTGTGTTTGGTTTGTTCTTGAGGTAG
- the rpmG gene encoding 50S ribosomal protein L33, whose product MREPVNMECTVCKERNYSLMKDKKKKQGKMEIKKFCNSCRKHTKHKELK is encoded by the coding sequence ATGCGTGAACCTGTTAATATGGAATGTACGGTCTGTAAAGAACGTAATTATAGTTTGATGAAGGATAAAAAGAAAAAACAGGGTAAGATGGAGATAAAAAAGTTTTGTAATAGCTGTAGAAAGCATACAAAACATAAGGAGTTGAAATAG